Proteins from a genomic interval of Paenibacillus sp. FSL H8-0048:
- a CDS encoding YraN family protein encodes MSLNGDGRTYTRQEKGAAAEQAARMYLTSRGYHIREYNWRCRSGELDIVAEYEGALVFIEVRSRSGSTVQGTAEESVDARKIRQVRETALVYLHMQGLQPAAIAFDVIAVQLQPDLSIASLRHLREAF; translated from the coding sequence GTGAGCCTTAACGGGGACGGCAGAACCTACACCCGCCAGGAAAAAGGCGCTGCTGCCGAGCAGGCGGCCCGAATGTATCTGACTTCACGGGGCTACCACATCCGGGAGTATAACTGGCGCTGCCGGAGCGGAGAACTGGATATTGTCGCGGAGTATGAAGGCGCTCTGGTCTTCATTGAGGTGCGCAGCCGGAGCGGATCAACTGTACAAGGCACTGCGGAGGAGTCGGTCGATGCGCGCAAAATCCGTCAGGTGAGAGAGACGGCCCTGGTGTACCTGCACATGCAGGGACTCCAGCCGGCTGCAATTGCATTCGATGTGATTGCTGTACAGCTTCAGCCGGATTTAAGCATCGCCTCTCTGCGGCATCTCCGGGAAGCCTTTTAG
- a CDS encoding phosphoesterase encodes MSKVFFTSDHHFGHKLIIDFESRPFSSAEEMDKVMIANWNAVVGKEDTVFHLGDFSFRNQEDTLSIVAALNGYKILILGNHDRGRGRGWWLEAGFDEVSEYPLIYKEFFLLSHEPMYMNKHMPYVNVHGHIHGQKYEGNHHFNICVEHWNYTPLSFEQIRDSVVASEEG; translated from the coding sequence TTGTCCAAAGTATTTTTCACCTCAGATCATCATTTTGGCCACAAGCTGATCATTGATTTTGAATCGCGGCCTTTTAGCAGTGCGGAAGAGATGGACAAGGTGATGATTGCGAACTGGAATGCTGTGGTAGGCAAGGAGGATACGGTTTTTCATCTTGGAGACTTTTCCTTCAGGAATCAAGAGGATACCTTGAGCATTGTGGCTGCCCTGAACGGGTACAAAATTCTGATACTTGGCAATCATGACCGTGGACGCGGACGGGGCTGGTGGCTGGAAGCCGGGTTTGATGAGGTCAGTGAGTATCCGCTGATATACAAGGAGTTTTTTCTGCTCTCGCATGAGCCAATGTATATGAACAAGCATATGCCTTACGTGAATGTGCACGGACATATTCATGGACAGAAATATGAAGGCAATCATCATTTTAATATTTGTGTGGAGCATTGGAATTACACTCCGTTGTCCTTTGAACAGATCAGGGATTCAGTGGTAGCCAGTGAAGAAGGCTAA
- a CDS encoding YifB family Mg chelatase-like AAA ATPase, whose protein sequence is MYGKMHSACLYGIEGVMIGVEVDLANGLPQTHIIGLPDSAVREAVERVRAAVKNCGYSYPQQRVTINLAPADLRKEGSAFDLAIALGILTTSGQLVMPEAGQMLLIGELALDGSLRPVNGVLSMAQAARQAGIHAVLVPPGNAAEAALIAGMKVYTAGHLRELPQPGQLPPPTPVEWSEAAGSDSPLPQADLPFPVSVSVSTEASSRKRPPVLALSLDHLRYHTEPVENIPSPLGGEQFFNEDYSDVIGQNHVKRALTIAAAGMHNIILIGPPGTGKSMLIKRLPGILPELNDQESLEVMKIFSAAGKLRDGGGGLLRERPFRSPHHTISAAGLIGGGGIPKPGEVSLAHRGILFLDELPEFSRTVLEVLRQPLEDGIVTISRARASFTFPAQFLLACSMNPCMCGFLGSGSAEQRCSCSPAKIAQYRGKISGPLLDRMDMQVDVPRPREGDRNVPPVTTAQMRSEVLRAQTIQSERYKTLPISWNSELSGAALRRYAVLRPEEELLLSSILESLGLSMRAHDRIIKLARTIADLEGTEEIGAAHLAEAVQYRNLDRQVMVEEEA, encoded by the coding sequence GTGTATGGAAAAATGCATAGCGCATGCCTGTATGGCATTGAAGGTGTAATGATTGGAGTGGAGGTGGATCTGGCTAACGGCTTGCCGCAGACCCATATTATCGGTCTGCCGGATTCGGCAGTCAGGGAAGCGGTAGAACGGGTACGGGCCGCCGTTAAAAATTGCGGGTACAGCTATCCCCAGCAGCGGGTGACGATTAATCTGGCCCCGGCCGATCTGCGCAAGGAGGGCTCTGCGTTTGATCTGGCAATTGCCCTCGGGATACTGACGACAAGCGGCCAACTTGTCATGCCGGAAGCCGGACAGATGCTGCTGATTGGTGAGCTTGCGCTCGACGGAAGTCTACGGCCGGTAAATGGGGTATTATCCATGGCCCAGGCTGCGCGGCAGGCCGGAATTCATGCTGTTCTGGTGCCGCCCGGCAATGCGGCTGAAGCTGCCTTAATCGCGGGAATGAAGGTATACACTGCCGGACATTTGCGGGAGCTGCCTCAGCCGGGGCAGCTTCCTCCGCCGACTCCGGTTGAATGGTCTGAAGCAGCCGGATCAGACTCGCCCTTGCCGCAGGCTGATTTGCCGTTTCCGGTATCTGTATCTGTGAGTACTGAAGCATCTTCCAGGAAGCGTCCGCCTGTTCTGGCGTTGTCCCTGGATCATTTGAGATATCATACTGAGCCAGTGGAGAATATTCCCTCCCCGCTCGGGGGGGAGCAGTTCTTCAACGAAGATTACAGCGATGTTATCGGGCAAAATCATGTGAAGCGGGCGCTTACGATTGCGGCTGCGGGGATGCACAATATTATTCTGATCGGCCCTCCAGGCACCGGGAAGAGCATGCTGATTAAGCGGTTACCCGGAATTCTTCCCGAGCTTAATGATCAAGAATCACTTGAGGTGATGAAGATATTCAGTGCTGCCGGGAAGCTTAGAGACGGCGGAGGCGGCTTGCTGCGCGAGCGCCCGTTTCGTTCCCCGCATCATACGATCTCGGCGGCCGGATTGATCGGCGGGGGCGGAATTCCGAAGCCTGGGGAAGTTAGCCTTGCTCACCGCGGCATTCTCTTCCTGGACGAGCTGCCCGAGTTCTCCCGGACTGTGCTTGAAGTGCTCCGCCAGCCGCTGGAGGACGGGATTGTCACCATCAGCCGGGCGAGGGCATCCTTCACCTTCCCTGCCCAGTTCCTGCTTGCCTGCTCCATGAATCCGTGCATGTGCGGATTTCTTGGCAGCGGCAGTGCAGAGCAGCGGTGCAGCTGCAGTCCGGCCAAAATCGCCCAGTACCGGGGCAAAATCTCGGGCCCGCTGCTGGACCGGATGGATATGCAGGTCGATGTGCCGCGCCCAAGGGAAGGAGACAGGAATGTGCCTCCGGTCACGACGGCACAGATGCGTTCTGAGGTACTGCGGGCTCAGACCATTCAGTCGGAGCGATATAAGACTCTGCCGATTTCCTGGAACAGCGAGCTGTCCGGGGCGGCGCTTCGCCGTTATGCTGTGCTGCGGCCGGAAGAGGAGCTGCTGCTCAGCAGTATTCTGGAGAGTCTTGGACTCAGTATGCGGGCGCATGACCGGATTATTAAGCTGGCCCGCACGATTGCCGATCTGGAAGGAACGGAGGAGATTGGCGCTGCCCATCTGGCCGAAGCAGTACAATACCGCAATCTGGACAGGCAGGTCATGGTGGAGGAGGAAGCCTGA
- a CDS encoding organic hydroperoxide resistance protein — MMTIQQKMYETTVKAVGGRQGSIESDSPKLNLAISTPREMGGAGGEGTNPEQLFAAGYSACFDSALNMVARMGKVKIEGSEVTATVSFGKVEDGGFGIAVKMDVLVKGVDRETAKQLVEAAHGACPYSRATRGNIEVELNVL, encoded by the coding sequence ATGATGACCATCCAACAGAAAATGTACGAAACAACAGTAAAAGCCGTAGGCGGCAGACAGGGTTCTATCGAATCCGACAGCCCTAAGCTGAACCTTGCGATCAGCACACCACGAGAAATGGGCGGCGCCGGCGGTGAAGGCACGAATCCTGAGCAGCTGTTCGCAGCCGGATATTCCGCTTGCTTCGACAGCGCGCTGAACATGGTGGCACGTATGGGCAAGGTGAAGATCGAAGGCTCTGAAGTAACCGCTACTGTCAGCTTCGGTAAAGTGGAAGACGGCGGGTTCGGCATTGCTGTGAAGATGGATGTTCTGGTCAAGGGTGTTGACCGTGAGACCGCCAAACAGCTGGTAGAAGCGGCTCATGGCGCATGTCCTTACTCCCGCGCGACGCGCGGCAATATCGAAGTTGAACTGAACGTGCTGTAA
- a CDS encoding MarR family winged helix-turn-helix transcriptional regulator, with the protein MQKEPTTTPELMLENQLCFTIYACSREFTKLYQPHLDKIGLTYSQYLVMLVLWERQQCTVKELGEALFLDSGTLTPLLKRLQAAGLILRERSLQDERKVLISLTPQGLALQQDAMGIPGKMVEGTMLSPVEFIDLLGQFKNLLNRVHEANISNSKS; encoded by the coding sequence ATGCAAAAAGAACCCACTACAACCCCTGAGCTTATGCTGGAGAACCAGCTCTGCTTTACGATTTATGCCTGTTCGCGTGAATTTACTAAGCTATACCAGCCTCATCTGGATAAGATCGGATTAACGTATTCGCAGTATCTGGTTATGCTGGTCCTGTGGGAGAGACAGCAATGTACAGTCAAGGAGCTGGGTGAAGCTCTGTTCCTCGATTCAGGCACGCTGACTCCGCTGCTCAAGCGTCTGCAGGCTGCAGGACTAATTTTGCGTGAACGTTCTTTGCAGGATGAGCGGAAGGTGCTTATTTCATTAACGCCCCAAGGCTTGGCGCTGCAGCAGGATGCAATGGGCATTCCCGGCAAAATGGTAGAAGGCACGATGCTCTCCCCGGTAGAGTTCATAGATTTGCTGGGACAATTCAAAAATCTCCTGAACCGGGTGCATGAAGCAAATATTAGCAATTCGAAATCGTAG